The following coding sequences lie in one Caldalkalibacillus thermarum genomic window:
- a CDS encoding DUF3006 domain-containing protein, translating to MIIPSHLLPSGAKEGTWLKVTFDGDKVTQIEIDEAETERARERISAKLAKLREKKKSNFKKR from the coding sequence ATCATCATCCCCTCCCATCTGCTTCCTTCAGGGGCAAAAGAAGGGACTTGGTTAAAAGTTACTTTTGACGGTGATAAAGTGACTCAAATAGAAATTGATGAGGCTGAGACAGAGAGGGCTAGAGAAAGGATCAGCGCAAAATTAGCAAAACTGAGGGAAAAGAAAAAGAGTAATTTTAAGAAACGATAA
- a CDS encoding LVIVD repeat-containing protein encodes MGGDDDFPLIMELRRRVVVLLLCLMLLLSAPVAYACGLALDSDKWEVVEAGDALFEGVPSIETSRRYSHLTEVAAVELERLKGVNVTTADVYAHKGYAYVGTHRGLCSNEGVRVFDLSDPSNPVEVAVFANDIPGTWQEKVIVKNVSTPYFKGDLAAVSVQRCDRVAAQHGGTVLYDVTDPTNPQFLSFWKTPTEVLTGTHELYLTTQGNRVLLLTADIYADYYTQGEQGDFSIVDVTDPSHPTTIFNWDPREIIGHEYNGYNFVDEEGTPRIAFAHSVITDVNGKYAYVSYWDLGTIIFDISNPEEAQVVGRTSFERHVQGAAHSAALARGGNILIETREVFNPDPADPEYERGWGYTRIYDISDKSNPVLISDFRTTNSMTQIVDGERQPGTFTVHDPKVRGNTLYLSHYADGIRVVDISNPAQPVEVASYVPDRSNIWGVFVDRNYILGSDMGTGLKILQRVLGHSQSHGKGPQ; translated from the coding sequence ATGGGAGGGGATGATGATTTCCCTCTCATTATGGAGTTAAGAAGAAGAGTAGTGGTCCTATTATTGTGCCTCATGCTGTTGTTGTCGGCACCGGTAGCTTATGCATGCGGTCTTGCTCTTGATTCTGACAAATGGGAAGTCGTTGAAGCTGGTGATGCGTTGTTCGAAGGTGTACCGTCCATTGAAACATCAAGAAGGTATTCGCATTTAACGGAAGTGGCAGCAGTAGAATTAGAGCGGCTCAAAGGTGTTAACGTAACGACAGCGGATGTTTATGCTCATAAAGGATATGCATATGTCGGCACCCACAGAGGGCTCTGTTCAAATGAAGGGGTTCGCGTGTTCGACTTGAGTGATCCGAGCAATCCGGTGGAAGTAGCCGTATTCGCCAACGATATACCGGGTACTTGGCAGGAAAAAGTGATTGTAAAAAACGTCAGCACACCCTATTTTAAAGGTGATTTGGCTGCCGTAAGCGTACAGCGTTGTGATAGAGTTGCAGCTCAGCATGGAGGTACGGTGCTATATGACGTTACCGATCCGACCAACCCGCAATTTCTTTCATTCTGGAAAACACCAACGGAAGTGCTAACGGGAACGCACGAGCTGTATTTAACAACACAAGGCAATCGCGTGCTTCTTTTGACGGCAGATATTTATGCTGATTATTACACCCAAGGGGAACAAGGTGATTTTTCAATCGTAGATGTCACCGATCCCAGTCATCCAACGACGATTTTCAATTGGGATCCTAGAGAAATTATCGGTCATGAGTACAACGGATATAACTTTGTCGATGAAGAAGGTACGCCACGAATTGCTTTTGCCCATAGCGTTATAACGGATGTGAATGGTAAGTATGCTTATGTTTCATACTGGGATTTAGGAACGATTATATTTGATATCTCCAATCCGGAAGAGGCACAAGTGGTAGGAAGAACTTCCTTTGAACGTCATGTACAAGGAGCGGCACATTCAGCTGCGCTAGCCAGAGGAGGAAACATTCTTATAGAAACGAGAGAAGTTTTCAATCCTGATCCGGCCGATCCTGAATATGAACGAGGTTGGGGGTATACGAGGATTTATGATATAAGCGATAAATCCAATCCTGTTTTAATTAGCGATTTCCGTACCACAAATTCGATGACACAAATTGTAGATGGTGAAAGACAACCGGGAACTTTTACTGTTCACGATCCAAAAGTAAGAGGGAATACCCTTTATCTTTCACATTACGCTGACGGTATTCGCGTCGTTGATATAAGCAATCCGGCACAACCAGTTGAAGTTGCATCGTACGTCCCTGATCGTTCTAATATTTGGGGAGTATTTGTAGATCGAAACTATATCTTAGGTTCAGATATGGGAACGGGATTAAAAATACTCCAAAGAGTACTGGGGCATAGTCAAAGTCATGGAAAAGGACCACAGTAG